The Actinocorallia herbida DNA window TGCGGGTCCGCGTCGTTGAGGGTGGCGACCACCTGCGGGTAGTCGCCGCGGGCCTCGGCGTAGCGGAGGAACTTGACCCGTTCCACCTGGATCTCCTGAGCGTCGGGGTCGGATTCGAGCAGGGCGACGACCTCCGCCACGAACTCGTCGAGCGGCATGGCCCACTCGCTGGTCTCCTGGCCGGGCATCAGCGCGGTCCGCACCGCGGGGGGCACGAGCTCCATCACCCGGACGCCCGTGTCGGCGAGTTGCAGGCGCAGGGACTCGCTGAGCATGTGGATCGCGGCCTTGGACGCGTTGTAGCTCGGGGTCGCCTTCAGCGGCGCGAACGCCAGGCCCGAGGAGACGGTGACGATCGTGGCCGCCGGACGCGTCTGGAAATGCCCGACGAAGGCGGCGATCAGCCGGATCGGGCCGAGCACGTTCGTCGTGATGATCTCCTCGGCGGAGTCCAGGAAGGACTCGGGCTTGTGCCAGTCCTCCACGCGCATGATCCCGGCCATCGCGACCAGGGCGTCGAGGTCGGGATGCCGGTCCAGGACCTCCGCGGCCGCCGCGGCGATGCTCGCGGGGTCCGCCGTGTCGATCCGCACGGTGTCGATCCCGGGGTTCTCGGCGGCGATCCGCGCCAGCAGCTCGGTGCGCCGGCCGCCGACGATCACGGTGTTGCCCTTGTCCCGCAGCGCCAGGGCCAGGGCGAGGCCGATGCCGCTGGTGGCGCCCGGGATGAAGATGGTGTTTCCAGAGATGTCCATGCGCCGATCCTCCCCGCGTTGCGCCGCGGGATGCAGAGTCCGCTCATCGGGGGATCGGCGGTCCCTGGCCGGGCGATCGGCGGGGCCCGATAATGAGGGCATGGACCGTCCCGCCCTTGCCGAGTTTTTGCGCATCCGCCGCGAGGCGCTGCGGCCCGGCGACGTCGGCCTGCCCGACGGCGTGCGCCGCCGCACACCGGGCCTGCGGCGCGAGGAGGTCGCGTCGCTCGCGACGATGTCGACCGACTACTACACGCGGCTGGAGCAGTGCCGCGGACCGCAGCCGAGCGAGCAGATGCTCTCCGCGCTCGCCCGCGCGCTGCGGCTCACCTCCGGTGAGCGCGACTACCTGTTCCGGGTCGCCGGGCATCCGGCCCCGGAGAGGGTGTCGGCCGCGACGCACGTCTCGCCCGCCCTGCTCC harbors:
- a CDS encoding SDR family oxidoreductase; translated protein: MDISGNTIFIPGATSGIGLALALALRDKGNTVIVGGRRTELLARIAAENPGIDTVRIDTADPASIAAAAAEVLDRHPDLDALVAMAGIMRVEDWHKPESFLDSAEEIITTNVLGPIRLIAAFVGHFQTRPAATIVTVSSGLAFAPLKATPSYNASKAAIHMLSESLRLQLADTGVRVMELVPPAVRTALMPGQETSEWAMPLDEFVAEVVALLESDPDAQEIQVERVKFLRYAEARGDYPQVVATLNDADPHGK